The following are encoded together in the Notolabrus celidotus isolate fNotCel1 chromosome 9, fNotCel1.pri, whole genome shotgun sequence genome:
- the LOC117819620 gene encoding protein shortage in chiasmata 1 ortholog isoform X3 has protein sequence MSENDSCFSGKIFSANRYEAIEYVFEINTSHKIMMNLLALPTPYFASSSDLYPHSGKLPEVTYRTPWIRGKVISTCRLFVSGSVLDDLRVQMQPVNALERLNVALSEVRGDLEVIPSSHPDSLTDLDQDDVCLLKELQIADLCQESFNKCATDQMKPENDKDLVLPEDFLLVDYLPHFRRHLPTLKAILSRLRTLPVADPLLSSTGQPISEDTIFRHCAPYEIPPDVNTSDVQMRANIHEEFGKESLMQEESLLLPTVVDTLNLSREHCTNFSDVCGHMNVHPEQLDEQLSVLEVLHKVFLSGAPVSVDISQYEKPDELSKMTGGLVESKLDGRLTLPTELELDMTLTSTPDQTSQTRFCLSTCELQREELSPLSKCSLVSEETRRHMETALWKAEKHPTFVVGFLLAEPQHHAPPADFQPLSEALRVIKLENLNVVGCGDKPQLENRTRALHKNVCSNIEFMERMQTELPSTEQREMEDFKKLPTEHMEFTDQSILMNPTNKTQLPHLEKSETTTHDSKVTANNTPIQKLTFAYAPQSISLMDPVNKDNKYIQSAALNNIKDKVSPEKIAEVSALPSADKGIIRAGRDVRKTEQRPLTPQQAASSRLDIREDHRGLLGERRPPEKDVDPLSTFMMLRFQLKSLAAAEAQTSVCAPALKAEKQSPPDLQPLPDDMEGSDKRSTYMRSAVLGNASREQRAPFQLTGQLISQPVSQESRVVQVQATDSQQHAFFQLLAFAEPFLSSARQQGLNIPAWGDFSCLAPDQTHFLLRQQEKALGRTHAQSTELFRDQDLLFNQAALIHVLVTFKELLLKCDLSTALAYLTQAAEARAEQSLQQLLKRLQILLHLSHKKQEPNFKLLELQQLLAERLHSRKGQKILEKVLVMISVDSDENRSVIINCLSQVTGEAVTAVCPEENKTKLNGASVISSMCNCVCVVVCEQHVGPDFPWKCFSLVVEYDHPGQSPWATVCRERGVNHLTFNAIISHTETGEASWCLDDNVPYVLFVTEGLLDCPLLLQMLESGFNITVLERSLCPSLQMLGGTHQYAVITVNESTAIIVQEGDELCQEHASERVVMRLTALSLQYDCCWLILHCPDFQGGGLSSEAFNNLVLVYSSLVLFSMKSDDLDVKVLIVSKVVEVAKWISQICFHSLMASDRDPVNYLDRDWLTVLPSKEEKCLFQFPCINPLVSQLMLSRAPSFQWLLRASLTQLQELLPEVPHKVLKLFSDTSSLYTTTADSNQPESQKVTTEKKQHTRPPNSPWITTRSEHITTEPPAETPINPQFELPRSNTSFSFGEDCSFCEPDSMVQDGNTDFRLDLSSSISSPDFHPMRSWTNRDPWREEDRGRKEVEFSSWRGRAGAVGKAVERISTEWTPTKPDSPFKLDSMLTFSPFQQQPAAGHTTRNSTVCSDFQHPGSHCTLSDPSPPAEVTMWGRDQSSNSRETTTVSANYGSKCWLGQERKRSGEVAGLVGTVLTPLKKGRLSYENVPGRSDGQTRLKLF, from the exons AT GTCAGAAAACGACAGCTGTTTTTCTGGTAAAATATTCTCTGCAAACAGATACGAAGCTATCGAATATGTTTTTGAG ATCAACACCAGTCATAAAATAATGATGAATTTACTGGCATTACCAACTCCTTACTTCGCCAGTAGCAGTGATCTGTATCCTCACAGTGGCAAACTGCCTGAAGTCACCTACAGGACACCGTGGATCAGAG GAAAAGTGatctccacctgcaggctcttcGTCAGTGGTTCTGTGCTGGATGACCTGAGAGTACAAATGCAACCAGTGAATGCACTAGAAAG ATTGAATGTGGCTCTGAGTGAGGTGAGAGGGGATTTAGAGGTGATACCCAGCTCTCATCCTGACTCACTGACAGATCTAGACCAGGATGATGTTTGCCTTTTGAAAGAGTTACAGATCGCTGATCTGTGCCAGGAATCATTTAACAAGTGCGCTACAGACCAGATGAAACCTGAAAATGACAAAG ATCTTGTCCTGCCGGAAGACTTCCTGCTTGTTGATTACCTGCCACACTTTAGGAGACATCTACCCACACTGAAAGCCATACTGTCCCGACTGAGGACGCTGCCTGTGGCTGACCCTCTGCTGAGCTCAACGGGACAGCCTATCTCTGAGGACACCATATTCAG ACATTGTGCACCCTATGAAATACCTCCTGATGTAAACACAAGTGACGTTCAGATGCGTGCAAACATTCATGAGGAGTTCGGTAAAGAGTCATTGATGCAGGAAGAG TCTCTGCTGTTGCCAACTGTAGTGGACACACTGAATCTGAGCAGAGAACACTGCACCAATTTTTCAGATGTTTGTGGTCATATGAATGTGCACCCTGAACAGCTGGATGAGCAGCTTTCAGTCCTGGAGGTGCTTCATAAAG TTTTCCTGTCAGGTGCACCAGTATCAGTGGATATTTCCCAATATGAAAAACCAGATGAGTTAAGCAAGATGACTGGAGGCCTGGTGGAGTCAAAGCTGGATG GACGTTTGACGCTCCCCACTGAACTTGAACTGGACATGACTCTGACCTCGACTCCTGACCAAACCAGTCAAACTAGGTTCTGTCTGTCCACATGTGAACTCCAGAGAGAAGAGCTGTCCCCGCTCTCCAAATG ttctttgGTGTCAGAGGAAACTCGGAGACACATGGAGACGGCACTTTGGAAAGCAGAGAAACATCCAACCTTTGTGGTGGGCTTTCTGTTGGCAG AGCCCCAACATCATGCACCACCTGCTGATTTCCAGCCTCTGTCTGAAGCCTTGAGAGTCATCAAGTtagaaaatctaaatgttgttgGCTGTGGAGACAAACCGCAGTTGGAGAACAGAACGAGAGCCTTACACAAAAATGTATGCAGCAACATTGAGTTTATGGAGAGGATGCAGACCGAGCTCCCCtccacagagcagagggagatgGAAGACTTCAAAAAACTGCCAACAGAGCATATGGAGT TCACAGACCAATCCATCCTGATGAATCCAACAAACAAAACTCAGTTACCTCACCTGGAGAAATCAGAAACTACTACTCATGACTCTAAAGTTACTGCAAACAACACCCCTATACAAAAACTGACATTTGCTTATGCACCTCAGAGCATCTCCCTGATGGACCCTGTCAACAAAGACAACAAGTACATTCAATCTGCCGCTTTGAACAATATCAAAGACAAAGTTTCACCTGAGAAGATTGCAGAAGTTTCAGCCCTGCCTTCTGCTGATAAGGGGATCATCAGAGCTGGTAGAGATGTCAGGAAGACAGAACAGAGACCCCTCACTCCTCAGCAGGCTGCATCCTCCAGACTGGACATCAGAGAGGATCACAGAGGTCTGCTGGGTGAAAGGCGTCCCCCAGAGAAGGACGTAGACCCTCTGTCCACCTTCATGATGCTGAGGTTTCAGCTGAAATCTTTAGCAGCTGCGGAAGCTCAGACCTCAGTCTGCGCTCCAG CACTAAAGGCGGAGAAACAATCCCCACCTGATCTTCAGCCTCTTCCAGATGACATGGAGGGATCAGACAAGAGATCAACGTACATGCGCAGTGCTGTGTTAGGAAATGCttccagagagcagagagctccCTTTCAGTTGACAGGCCAACTCATCAGtcagcctgtcagtcaggaGAGCAGAGTAGTACAAGTCCAAGCTACAG ATAGCCAACAGCACGCCTTCTTCCAGCTGCTGGCCTTTGCTGAACCATTTTTGAGCTCGGCCAGGCAGCAGGGCCTCAACATCCCAGCGTGGGGAGACTTCAGCTGCCTGGCCCCCGACCAAACACACTTCCTCCTCAGACAGCAGGAGAAAGCACTCGGCAGGACTCATgcacagagcacagagctgtTCAGAG aTCAGGACCTGCTATTCAACCAGGCGGCTTTGATTCATGTGCTGGTGACATTCAAGGAGCTGCTTCTGAAGTGTGACCTTAGCACTGCACTGG CCTACCTGACCCAGGCAGCTGAGGCGCGTGCAGAGCagagtctgcagcagctgctcaagaggctgcagatcctcctcCATCTCAGTCACAAAAAACAGGAGCCCAACTTTAAActgctggagctgcagcagctgctggcTGAAAGGCTGCACAGCAGGAAGGGACAGAAAATCCTAGAAAAG GTTCTTGTCATGATATCAGTTGACTCTGATGAAAACAGATCTGTAATCATCAACTGCTTGAGCCAAGTTACTG GTGAGGCTGTAACTGCAGTTTGTCCTGAAGAGAACAAGACGAAACTGAATGGTGCCAGCGTCATCAGCAG CATgtgcaactgtgtgtgtgtggtggtgtgtgagCAGCACGTGGGCCCTGATTTCCCCTGGAAGTGTTTCTCTCTGGTGGTGGAGTACGATCACCCCGGCCAATCCCCGTGGGCAACAgtgtgcagagagaggggggtcaATCACCTCACTTTTAATGCAATCATCTCCCACACTG AGACAGGGGAAGCCTCGTGGTGCCTGGACGACAATGTGCCGTATGTGTTATTTGTGACTGAAGGGCTTCTCGActgtccactgctgctgcagaTGCTAGAGTCAGG GTTTAATATAACTGTTCTGGAGAGGAGCCTCTGTCCCTCCTTGCAGATGCTCGGAGGGACCCATCAGTACGCCGTGATCACAGTGAATGAAAGCACCGCCATCATCGTTCAG GAGGGGGATGAACTATGTCAGGAGCATGCCAGTGAGCGAGTAGTAATGagactgacagctctgtctcTGCAATATGACTGCTGTTGGCTCATCCTGCACTGCCCCGACTTCCAGGGAGGAGg ACTTTCTAGTGAAGCCTTCAACAACTTGGTGTTGGTGTATTCCTCTCTGGTGTTGTTCAGCATGAAGTCAGATGATCTAGATGTGAag GTGCTGATTGTGTCTAAGGTGGTGGAGGTAGCTAAATGGATCAGCCAAATCTGCTTCCACAGCCTGATGGCCAGTGACAGGGACCCTGTCAACTACCTGGACAGAGACTGGCTGACTGTGCTCCCCTCAAAG GaggaaaaatgtttatttcagttCCCGTGTATCAACCCTCTGGTCAGTCAGTTAATGCTGAGCAGAGCTCCGTCTTTCCAGTGGCTCCTCAGGGCCTCTCTGACgcagctgcaggagctgctCCCTGAGGTACCACATAAAGTACTCAAG CTGTTCAGTGACACCTCCTCCCTGTATACAACAACTGCAGACTCAAACCAGCCTGAGTCTCAAAAAGTcaccactgaaaaaaaacaacacacccGACCCCCAAACAGCCCCTGGATCACCACTAGATCTGAGCACATAACCACTGAGCCACCAGCAGAAACTCCCATCAACCCCCAGTTTGAACTTCCCCGTAGCAACACCAGCTTTTCGTTTGGAGAAGACTGCAGCTTCTGTGAACCAGACTCCATGGTTCAGGATGGCAACACAGATTTCAGACTTGACCTGAGTTCCTCCATCAGCAGCCCAGACTTTCATCCCATGAGGAGCTGGACCAACAGAGACccatggagagaggaggacagaggcagGAAGGAGGTGGAGTTTTCTAGCTGGAGAGGCAGAGCTGGAGCTGTGGGGAAAGCTGTAGAAAGGATAAGCACTGAGTGGACTCCAACAAAGCCTGATAGTCCTTTCAAGCTGGACTCCATGCTAACTTTCAGTCCATTCCAGCAGCAACCAGCTGCTGGTCACACGACCAGGAACTCAACAGTCTGCAGTGACTTCCAGCATCCAGGTAGCCACTGCACGTTGTCTGATCCAAGCCCCCCTGCAGAAGTGACGATGTGGGGTCGAGATCAAAGCAGCAACAGCAGAGAGACGACGACAGTGTCAGCTAACTACGGCTCCAAATGTTGGTTAGgacaagagaggaagaggagcgggGAGGTGGCAGGTTTGGTTGGGACAG TGTTGACTCCACTGAAGAAGGGACGGTTGAGCTATGAGAATGTTCCTGGCAGAAGTGACGGACAGACAAGGCTGAAATTATTTTAG